In Nilaparvata lugens isolate BPH chromosome 5, ASM1435652v1, whole genome shotgun sequence, the following proteins share a genomic window:
- the LOC111055137 gene encoding replication factor C subunit 1 has protein sequence MKASDAIEVVSSEEIVQSGTLNAENSCDTSATLLNDSNSCVAAELDVKTVHDWKIKINSKLTKSDSVSTEDTLDNENEPPNSNTNNASDTLSKNDFNKLLSNKRTRKPNPKYSETVDKSEKSNETTTNKVKNIKRQSKLKKSPPCPTIDLDESSNDSVCEARVVRESNANKNLNKNAKISSINGKSAGLMAKFLGKSLVTPKETVSKIVKVDPSVLIARQKFLKSGLPDDFRQKIASQIDENIPDPPPFPSVSHIQQRDPMRLIWNIPEPQLLKLGPSPTIDLELSSDWQSLFPDSQSDSSEHSDNGEPIKKIRNKSFIKDFLRTKANTQQSVNDRWALMKKLKSSGVDSACWTDIYKPKASNDILGNKSCVERFKVWLETYKNTAVKQTGEEGSSDDFVHSSDDSCSSPKERICIISGPIGCGKTSTVYAVAQELGYKVLEVNASHNRNGKKVTADLSEATQSHQVEHGSLKDIFNNSRKVKKKKTKYKPVKSDGSSKKRSLILVEDADLLFEGFDEGFISAIAALSLTSKRPMVFTVNNKKPQHFSKFVRPSDLMLEFQRPSSSNLASWLQMIAMAEGIHLDDGHAELLANWSNNDIRKSLVQLQYLAQSCEEIAKWPKFIDRARWPSAVTKDDICDTRNDVTIKDGINIMCDITARDDIITTEDRLEERSQVTHRNYAKDEIKIKCDITTKDNVTSDDSTRNKVSKSEMIASLKSLARRSDSLLISDLLATQSRDPGWSCDPCPRPQRCVCSDSTALTEAAANSGGQLTNYFVEDLVRHVATCVRSDVRCPSKRWKSDNNLKTAVPLMVRCSHSMIHSDYLPTLRFFGHCEDLRLSAYTRRNRNFNYLQGLGVNTSEGLTFDAFL, from the exons ATGAAAGCTTCCGATGCCATCGAGGTTGTAAGTTCGGAGGAAATAGTGCAATCTGGGACACTGAATGCCGAAAACAGCTGTGATACGAGTGCCACGTTATTGAATGATAGTAATAGTTGTGTTGCGGCTGAATTGGACGTGAAAACTGTTCATGATTGGAAGATAAAAATCAACTCTAAACTCACAAAATCAG ATTCTGTGAGTACAGAAGATACGCTTGATAATGAAAATGAACCACCCAATTCGAATACCAACAATGCATCTGATACACTTTCCAAGAACGATTTCAACAAGCTGTTGTCAAATAAAAGAACACGAAAACCTAATCCAAAGTACTCAG AAACTGTTGATAAGAGTGAAAAATCCAACGAAACCACCACGAATAAAGTGAAAAATATCAAGAGACAATCGAAATTGAAGAAATCTCCTCCTT gTCCAACAATTGATTTAGATGAATCCTCAAACGATTCAGTTTGTGAAGCAAGAGTTGTTAGGGAATCTAATGCcaacaaaaatttaaataaaaatgctAAAATAAGTAGTATCAACGGAAAGTCGGCAG GATTGATGGCAAAGTTCCTAGGAAAAAGCTTGGTCACACCGAAGGAAACCGTTTCAAAAATCGTGAAAGTCGATCCCTCGGTTTTGATAGCTCGACAAAAGTTCTTGAAAAGCGGTTTGCCTGATGACTTCCGCCAAAAAATTGCTagtcaaat TGATGAAAACATTCCCGACCCTCCGCCTTTCCCCAGTGTGAGTCACATACAGCAGCGTGATCCTATGCGCCTTATATGGAATATTCCTGAGCCTCAACTGCTGAAGTTAGGACCTTCGCCCACCATTGACCTCGAATTGTCCTCTGATTGGCAGAGCCTATTTCCGGATTCTCAAAGTGACTCATCCGAGCACTCAGACAATGGGGAGCCCATCAAGAAGATAAGAAACAAATCGTTCATCAAAGATTTCCTTCGAACGAAAGCT AACACTCAGCAGTCAGTCAACGATCGGTGGGCTTTGATGAAAAAGTTGAAGAGCTCTGGTGTTGACTCAGCATGCTGGACGGATATCTACAAGCCGAAAGCCAGTAACGACATACTGGGCAACAAGAGCTGCGTTGAAAGATTCAAAGTGTGGCTGGAAACTTACAAAAATACCGCTGTCAAACAGA CTGGTGAGGAAGGAAGCAGTGACGATTTTGTGCATTCGAGCGATGATTCTTGCTCCTCGCCCAAAGAACGAATCTGCATTATATCGGGACCAATAGGATGCGGCAAGACCAGCACAGTGTATGCTGTCGCCCAAGAGCTCGGCTATAAG GTTTTGGAAGTGAATGCCTCGCATAATCGTAACGGGAAAAAAGTAACCGCCGACCTTTCAGAGGCCACACAGTCACATCAAGTCGAGCATGGAAGTTTGAAAGACATTTTCAACAACA GTCGAAaagtgaagaaaaagaaaaccaAGTATAAACCAGTAAAAAGTGATGGTTCTTCTAAGAAGAGATCTTTAATTCTAGTCGAAGAC GCGGACTTACTTTTTGAAGGTTTCGACGAAGGTTTTATCTCTGCAATAGCCGCTCTATCCCTAACCTCGAAACGTCCAATGGTATTCACTGTCAACAACAAAAAGCCTCAACACTTTTCGAAATTCGTCAGGCCATCCGATCTAATGCTGGAGTTCCAGAGGCCGTCTTCAAGTAACCTAG CGTCTTGGCTACAGATGATAGCAATGGCCGAAGGAATACATTTGGATGATGGTCATGCTGAGCTGTTGGCCAATTGGAGCAATAACGATATCCGCAAAAGTCTCGTGCAATTACAGTATTTAGCGCAGTCCTGTGAG GAAATAGCAAAATGGCCGAAGTTCATTGATCGAGCTAGGTGGCCTAGCGCTGTGACGAAAGACGACATTTGTGACACAAGAAATGATGTCACAATTAAGGATGGAATCAACATTATGTGTGACATCACAGCTAGAGATGACATCATCACAACTGAAGACAGATTAGAAGAAAGAAGTCAAGTCACGCATAGAAATTACGCCAAGGatgaaatcaaaattaagtgTGACATCACAACTAAAGACAACGTCACATCTGACGACTCAACTAGGAATAAAGTCAGTAAATCAGAAATGATCGCCAGTCTGAAATCGCTTGCACGACGCAGCGACTCGCTGTTGATCAGCGATCTGCTAGCGACTCAGTCGCGCGATCCTGGGTGGTCATGTGACCCTTGCCCGCGGCCGCAACGGTGCGTGTGTAGCGACAGCACTGCACTGACAGAAGCAGCCGCGAACTCTGGCGGTCAACTCACCAACTACTTTGTCGAAGATCTCGTCAGGCATGTCGCTACCTGTGTCAGGTCCGATGTCAG GTGTCCCAGTAAACGTTGGAAATCGGACAACAACCTTAAGACAGCTGTACCGTTGATGGTACGCTGTTCACATTCCATGATTCACTCGGACTATTTGCCGACGTTGCGTTTCTTCGGCCATTGCGAGGATTTACGTCTGTCCGCGTATACGCGACGTAATCGCAACTTCAACTATTTGCAAGGATTGGGCGTCAACACTAGCGAAGGACTAACATTTGATGCTTTCTTATAG
- the LOC120351489 gene encoding uncharacterized protein LOC120351489, with protein MKDLTHYFNSPSPSLKKPETSPAENKTLVDEKTPKMNKKVRKKRLKLDKLTPPQTADSRQDPPIAENGTEVAKSEVVNGDSSVIEVGSDTGCNTASERKKKKRKLSPSCEDASKRTKRKVAKGRLKIINVPSDSPDSSNSPKPQLEVPNDSGLAKDI; from the exons ATGAAGGACCTCACGCATTATTTCAACTCACCTTCGCCATCTTTGAAGAAACCTGAGACAAGTCCAGCTGAAAATAAAACTTTAGTGGATGAGAAAACaccaaaaatgaataaaaaggtCAGAAAGAAGAGATTAAAACTTGATAAGTTGACTCCTCCTCAGACTGCAGACAGCAGACAGGATCCTCCTATTGCTGAAAATGGGACTGAAGTTGCAAAAAGTGAAGTAGTAAATGGTGATTCCAGTGTTATTGAGGTTGGCAGTGATACAGGTTGTAATACAGCAagtgaaagaaagaagaaaaagcgGAAACTATCTCCAAGCTGCGAAGATGCGTCAAAGCGAACAAAACGGAAAGTAGCAAAAG GtagattgaaaattatcaatgtTCCTTCAGATTCTCCGGACTCGTCGAATTCTCCAAAACCACAGTTGGAAGTCCCGAACGATTCCGGGCTAGCCAAAGATATCTAG